Proteins encoded in a region of the Rutidosis leptorrhynchoides isolate AG116_Rl617_1_P2 chromosome 9, CSIRO_AGI_Rlap_v1, whole genome shotgun sequence genome:
- the LOC139865937 gene encoding uncharacterized protein translates to MSFFSVTISILVTCTILTTQIYVTSCYSDEVDALLKWKSTLHSQNTNILLLPSWTHDVNVNFSTSPCKWNGVSCNVNGNIHRLNLTSSSIYGTLDHFSFSSFPDLAYFELSINNFFGIIPSEIRHLSKLVYLDLSANQFTGNVPSEISKLKNLITLHLFQNQLNGSIPQGICQMKSLSKLALSENSFNGSIPICIGQLSNLSNIHLEINDISGSIPYELGTLVNLEKLYLQNNYLTGPIPKTFVNLKKLKTLCLFQNELNGSIPNELGNLTSLESLELQMNNLTGSIPKTLGELKSLTLMRLYLNKLSGPIPQELGNLISLHTLDLSDNRFNGSIPSALGNLQNLEKLFLSDNQFSGPIPQELGKLKLLFLLEISNNNFSGSFPDEICSGGRLEWLLALNNNLKGRVTTSLYNCSSLIRVRFDGNKLSGDISKIFGIYPHLNYISVNDNNLFGEISDNWSMCKNLSAIQMRGNLISGKIPPSIGNSFLLEELDLSSNNLDGEIPKEFGRMTRLSKLNLSNNRLSGVVPQDLGSLGQLSSLDLSMNNLNESIPSSIEDCSKLVYLNLSNNGFINEIPAQLSRLIQLSSLDLSHNWLTGNIPSTLSSLTSLEKLNLSHNKLSGEIPNSMGSMNALWSIDLSYNQLQGPIPFSKVFMNISIESLQGNKDLCGNVNGLKPCFSEKHTHKVALLISLPLLGALFFGGLVAIFGFLCWKKSKKTSSKPVVVDEDEHGIFSIFSVSTFDGRETYLQILKETEMFNEAYCIGKGGCGSVYKVKLASGDKIVAVKRLHDSFSEASNIRVDFLNEIRSLTRIRHRNIVKLYGYCSHAENSFLVYEYLEGGTLANSLSDDQTAQKLVWMKRFNIIKGVAYALSYMHHDCSPPIVHRDISSKNILLDLESEACVSDFGTSKILNNNSSNWSNVAGTFGYLAPELAYTMKVTEKCDVYSFGVLALEVIKGEHPGDIITSLTSSFTKKTEFKDLIDPRLPVPLLEIKKVMESILILATRCVNSNPEIRPTMHDVSQKIASLISDMSKTGDKLM, encoded by the exons aTGAGCTTCTTTTCTGTAACCATTTCCATACTTGTTACTTGTACAATTTTGACTACCCAGATATATGTTACTTCATGTTATTCGGATGAAGTTGATGCTCTCCTAAAATGGAAATCAACTCTCCATAGCCAAAACACCAACATCCTTCTGCTACCTTCATGGACACATGATGTTAATGTCAATTTCTCTACATCACCATGCAAATGGAATGGAGTTTCATGTAATGTTAATGGTAACATACACAGATTGAACCTTACATCTTCTTCTATATACGGTACACTCGATCACTTCTCATTCTCTTCGTTTCCTGATCTTGCTTATTTCGAACTTAGTATCAACAATTTTTTCGGGATCATCCCATCTGAAATTCGTCACCTTTCGAAACTAGTTTATCTTGATCTTTCAGCGAATCAATTCACTGGAAACGTTCCATCCGAAATTAGTAAATTGAAAAATCTCATCACCCTTCATTTGTTTCAAAATCAGTTAAACGGTTCGATTCCTCAAGGAATATGTCAAATGAAATCCCTTTCTAAGCTTGCTCTAAGTGAAAACTCTTTCAATGGTTCAATTCCCATCTGTATCGGTCAGTTATCGAATTTGAGTAATATTCACTTGGAAATCAACGATATATCTGGCTCGATTCCTTACGAATTGGGGACTCTTGTCAATTTAGAGAAGCTTTATTTGCAAAATAACTATCTAACTGGACCAATCCCTAAAACTTTTGTCAATCTGAAGAAGCTAAAAACCTTGTGTCTGTTCCAAAACGAGTTGAATGGATCAATCCCAAATGAACTAGGTAATTTGACATCACTCGAATCACTTGAGCTACAAATGAATAATCTAACCGGatcaatccctaaaactttaggtgAGCTCAAATCCCTTACTCTTATGCGTCTATACTTAAACAAATTATCCGGTCCCATTCCACAAGAGTTAGGAAACTTGATATCTCTTCATACACTTGATCTGAGCGACAATCGATTCAACGGTTCCATTCCAAGTGCATTAGGTAACCTACAAAACTTAGAAAAATTGTTTCTTAGTGACAATCAGTTTTCTGGTCCTATTCCACAAGAATTAGGAAAACTGAAGTTATTGTTTCTATTAGAAATCAGCAACAACAATTTTTCTGGTAGTTTTCCTGATGAAATCTGCAGCGGAGGAAGACTCGAATGGCTTCTCGCTCTTAATAATAATCTGAAGGGTCGAGTTACCACGAGCTTGTACAACTGCTCTAGCTTGATCCGAGTACGTTTTGACGGAAACAAGCTCAGTGGAGACATATCCAAGATCTTTGGAATCTATCCACATCTCAACTACATCAGCGTTAATGATAACAACCTTTTTGGAGAGATTTCGGATAATTGGAGTATGTGCAAGAACTTGTCTGCAATACAAATGAGAGGGAACTTAATTAGTGGTAAAATACCACCGTCGATTGGAAACAGTTTTCTGTTAGAAGAACTTGATCTTTCTTCAAACAATTTGGATGGAGAAATACCAAAAGAATTCGGAAGGATGACTCGTTTATCGAAGCTTAATCTAAGCAATAATCGCCTTTCTGGTGTCGTCCCACAAGATCTAGGATCGTTAGGTCAACTATCGTCCCTTGATTTGTCCATGAACAACTTGAACGAGTCCATTCCGTCTTCAATTGAAGATTGTTCAAAACTAGTTTACTTAAACTTGAGCAACAATGGATTTATTAATGAAATCCCAGCTCAATTAAGTAGATTGATTCAGTTGTCTTCTCTTGATTTGAGTCACAATTGGCTCACTGGAAACATACCATCTACGCTATCAAGTTTAACTAGCTTGGAGAAACTTAATCTCTCACACAATAAACTCTCAGGTGAAATCCCAAATTCAATGGGATCCATGAATGCCCTTTGGAGCATTGATCTGTCATACAATCAGCTACAAGGTCCCATTCCCTTTAGCAAAGTTTTTATGAATATCTCCATAGAGTCATTGCAAGGGAACAAAGATCTATGTGGCAACGTAAACGGACTTAAACCATGTTTTTCGGAAAAGCATACACACAAAGTTGCACTCCTGATTTCTTTACCGCTTCTTGGAGCGCTCTTTTTTGGAGGTCTCGTAGCAATATTCGGTTTCTTATGCTGGAAAAAATCGAAGAAAACGTCATCAAAACCAGTAGTAGTTGATGAAGATGAACATGGCATTTTTTCAATTTTTTCGGTTTCAACTTTTGATGGAAGGGAGACTTATCTCCAAATCCTAAAAGAAACCGAAATGTTTAACGAAGCGTATTGTATTGGAAAAGGAGGTTGTGGAAGTGTGTACAAAGTGAAGTTGGCATCAGGTGATAAAATAGTTGCGGTTAAGAGACTACATGATTCGTTCTCTGAGGCGAGCAATATTCGTGTTGATTTTCTGAACGAGATCAGGTCTTTAACAAGAATAAGACACCGAAACATTGTGAAACTATATGGGTATTGTTCGCATGCTGAGAACTCGTTTTTGGTTTACGAGTATCTTGAAGGGGGTACTTTAGCTAATAGTTTGAGTGATGATCAAACTGCTCAAAAGTTAGTTTGGATGAAAAGGTTTAATATTATCAAAGGTGTTGCGTACGCTTTATCGTATATGCACCATGATTGTTCACCCCCTATTGTTCATCGTGATATATCAAGCAAGAATATTTTGCTTGATTTGGAGTCTGAAGCTTGTGTTTCAGATTTTGGTACGTCCAAGATTTTGAATAATAACTCGTCGAATTGGAGTAACGTTGCAGGAACATTCGGGTATCTTGCACCAG AATTAGCTTACACGATGAAGGTAACTGAGAAATGTGATGTGTATAGCTTTGGGGTTCTAGCACTAGAAGTAATTAAAGGAGAGCATCCAGGAGATATAATCACTTCTTTAACATCTTCATTTACCAAAAAGACTGAATTCAAAGATTTGATAGATCCTCGCCTTCCCGTTCCACTCCTAGAAATCAAGAAAGTTATGGAATCAATTTTGATTTTAGCTACAAGATGTGTGAATTCGAACCCTGAAATAAGGCCTACGATGCATGATGTTTCGCAGAAAATCGCATCATTGATCTCCGATATGTCTAAGACTGGTGATAAACTTATGTAA